Proteins encoded in a region of the Flammeovirga yaeyamensis genome:
- a CDS encoding TonB-dependent receptor, with amino-acid sequence MSQSFRYIFFISLFFSYQLNGQDLKSIKLSTRLCCDLDNILTFISNEYNVNFEYDKQLFKSMKYENRPINRPLDVFLKQICEEQKMKYYIDDETGVIHIVDRWFIIKESEVVKKEVVKEAATKFKLNVSGKVIDVDTKEPLPYVVAMVKGTANGSTSNVDGRVSLLNVPSDTSTIIFQYIGYQPKELSLTPGAQTKDLIIEMEPQVQSLEEVIIAAEREDILQVSGEHAGMIKMSPLKLKTLPNLGERDILRSFQLMPGISAANENSSGLYVRGGTPDQVLVLYDGITVYNVEHMFGFFSAFNSNAIKDVQLYKGGFDAKYGGRTSSVLEITGKEGNQNEFNMAADLSLMSVNGFLEFPVGKKASVILAGRRSWQSPLYNKIFNQFSDGNSSNNTPQQGGIPGRGRAQTEQNTISYFYDLNGKFTYRPTDKDVIGISLYNGEDHLDNSLSPNGGRMGLSSQITDLTNWGNTGASFKWSRQFNDRLYGNMLVSYSNYFSNRNRSTSGSFYDGDSTISINRGHLEDNNLLDYSAKLDFGYKLTKDHQLGFGFQATHNDIKYSYTQNDTLSIIDRKTEGQTYSAYFEDKITMMDRRWMITPGLRYNYFTGTEKSYFEPRLNSTYILNDKIKLKGSTGLYYQFARRVVREDINEGSRDFWVLSDNDNLPVSSSLQFIGGASYETPMYLFDVEAFYKKLENVTEYSLRIEGSRDGTDYSESFFTGDGVSKGIDFLVQKKHGDFTGWLGYTLAQVTNNIPEFGEYSFHAAHDVRHEFKSVFTYSWRRWDLGANWIFASGKPYTAPQGGYEVTLPDGSTETFITISSKNSHRLPAYHRLDLSATYNFKIGKQAPASLGFSVFNVYNRSNVWYMEYEVTDNEIVETPVYYLGMTPNLTFSVKLK; translated from the coding sequence ATGAGTCAATCATTCAGATATATATTTTTTATCTCCCTATTTTTTTCATATCAGCTAAATGGACAAGATCTTAAAAGCATCAAACTATCCACTCGTTTATGTTGCGATTTGGATAATATTCTGACGTTCATTTCTAATGAATACAATGTCAATTTTGAATATGATAAACAACTATTTAAAAGTATGAAGTACGAAAACCGTCCTATCAATCGACCTCTTGATGTTTTCCTCAAACAAATATGCGAGGAACAGAAAATGAAATATTACATCGATGATGAAACTGGTGTGATCCACATAGTCGATAGGTGGTTTATAATAAAGGAAAGCGAGGTCGTTAAAAAAGAAGTCGTTAAAGAAGCAGCCACTAAATTTAAATTGAATGTAAGTGGAAAAGTGATTGATGTTGACACCAAAGAACCTCTACCATATGTGGTAGCTATGGTTAAAGGAACGGCTAACGGGTCAACATCAAATGTAGATGGTCGAGTTTCTTTGTTAAATGTACCTTCTGATACGAGCACTATTATTTTTCAATATATAGGATATCAACCTAAAGAATTATCGTTAACTCCAGGTGCACAAACCAAGGATCTAATTATCGAAATGGAGCCTCAAGTACAGAGTTTGGAAGAGGTAATTATTGCTGCTGAAAGGGAAGATATTCTTCAGGTAAGTGGGGAACATGCTGGGATGATCAAGATGTCTCCTTTAAAATTAAAGACTCTTCCGAATTTAGGAGAGAGGGATATTCTTCGTTCTTTTCAACTGATGCCTGGAATTAGTGCGGCCAATGAAAATTCATCGGGATTGTATGTTCGTGGTGGCACGCCAGATCAGGTATTGGTTCTTTATGATGGAATTACAGTCTATAATGTTGAGCATATGTTTGGCTTCTTCAGTGCCTTTAATAGTAATGCCATAAAAGATGTGCAACTATACAAAGGTGGATTTGATGCTAAATATGGAGGACGTACTTCATCCGTTTTAGAGATTACGGGAAAGGAAGGAAATCAGAATGAATTCAACATGGCAGCCGATCTTAGTTTGATGTCAGTAAATGGATTTTTAGAATTTCCTGTGGGTAAAAAAGCTTCTGTAATTCTTGCAGGTCGACGTAGTTGGCAAAGTCCATTATACAATAAGATTTTCAATCAATTTTCTGATGGTAATTCCAGTAATAATACACCTCAACAAGGAGGAATACCTGGCAGGGGACGTGCACAAACAGAACAAAACACCATCTCTTATTTCTATGATTTAAATGGAAAGTTTACATATCGACCAACCGATAAAGATGTTATTGGGATTAGCCTTTATAACGGAGAAGACCATCTAGATAATTCATTATCACCAAATGGTGGACGAATGGGATTAAGTAGTCAGATTACCGATTTAACGAATTGGGGAAATACGGGTGCTTCTTTTAAATGGTCAAGACAGTTTAACGATCGACTGTACGGAAATATGTTGGTCAGTTATTCCAATTATTTCAGCAATAGAAACCGATCAACATCAGGTAGTTTTTATGATGGTGATAGTACGATATCAATTAATCGGGGGCACTTAGAAGACAACAACTTATTGGATTATTCAGCCAAATTAGATTTTGGTTATAAACTCACAAAAGATCATCAGCTTGGCTTTGGATTCCAAGCCACTCATAACGATATCAAGTACAGTTACACTCAGAACGATACCTTATCAATCATCGATCGAAAGACAGAAGGGCAGACTTATTCGGCCTATTTTGAAGACAAAATTACAATGATGGATAGGCGATGGATGATTACTCCAGGTTTGCGATACAATTACTTCACAGGTACAGAAAAGAGTTATTTCGAACCTCGTTTAAACAGTACTTATATTTTAAATGATAAAATAAAATTGAAAGGATCTACTGGTTTGTATTATCAGTTTGCAAGGCGAGTGGTGAGAGAAGATATCAATGAAGGCAGTCGGGATTTTTGGGTCTTATCTGATAACGACAACTTGCCTGTAAGTTCATCTCTTCAGTTTATCGGTGGAGCATCTTATGAAACACCAATGTACTTATTTGATGTAGAAGCCTTTTACAAAAAGTTGGAAAATGTAACGGAATATTCCTTGAGAATTGAAGGTAGTAGGGATGGAACAGATTACAGCGAAAGCTTCTTTACAGGAGATGGAGTTTCTAAAGGGATTGATTTCCTAGTACAAAAAAAGCATGGTGATTTTACGGGGTGGTTGGGCTATACACTGGCTCAGGTGACCAACAACATCCCTGAATTTGGTGAGTATAGCTTTCATGCGGCACACGATGTTCGACATGAATTTAAATCGGTTTTCACCTACTCATGGAGACGATGGGATTTGGGAGCAAATTGGATTTTTGCATCAGGAAAACCTTACACTGCACCACAAGGAGGATATGAGGTGACGCTACCCGATGGATCTACTGAAACGTTTATCACTATCTCATCAAAAAATAGTCATCGATTACCGGCTTACCATCGATTGGATTTATCGGCAACGTATAATTTCAAAATCGGGAAACAAGCACCTGCAAGTCTTGGGTTCTCAGTTTTCAATGTCTATAACCGATCGAATGTTTGGTACATGGAGTATGAAGTCACAGATAATGAAATCGTAGAAACGCCTGTCTATTATTTAGGCATGACGCCCAATTTAACCTTCTCTGTAAAACTAAAATAG
- a CDS encoding helix-turn-helix domain-containing protein, which yields MEAVKTYRNVNKLDSKITFSVSKMQDIYDKRGGKVDEPHRHDFYTLVFTEKAKGTHKIDFNAYPLEDKSLFFISPGQVHQIIEEKKSYGYALVFSADFLAYNNISTSFIEDLNLFNDFEDSPPLKPSDIQFEEIRQTIEKIFSIHQSGMSYELEAIGALLKYILILCTNSCNLSSDDISSSKSLLKQFKGLIEEHYKKEHHTSFYAELLHITPDHLNKVVKMQSGKSAKEHIQSRITIAAKRLLYFSDLTNKEIAFELGFSEPANFSAFFKKCVGMSPSQFKLDS from the coding sequence ATGGAAGCAGTAAAAACGTATAGAAATGTCAATAAACTCGATAGTAAAATCACTTTTAGTGTCTCTAAAATGCAAGACATTTATGATAAAAGAGGCGGAAAGGTAGATGAACCTCATCGACACGATTTCTATACGTTAGTATTTACTGAGAAAGCCAAGGGGACTCATAAGATAGATTTCAATGCCTATCCTTTAGAAGATAAATCTTTGTTTTTTATTTCCCCTGGCCAAGTACATCAGATTATTGAAGAGAAAAAATCGTATGGTTATGCTTTGGTATTTTCTGCTGATTTTTTGGCGTACAACAATATTTCTACATCATTTATTGAAGACCTCAATCTCTTCAACGATTTTGAAGATTCGCCTCCTTTAAAGCCTTCTGATATACAATTCGAGGAAATCAGACAAACCATAGAAAAGATCTTTTCAATTCATCAATCGGGTATGTCTTATGAGTTAGAGGCCATAGGTGCACTGCTAAAATATATTCTCATTTTATGTACCAACTCATGCAATTTATCATCAGATGATATTTCTAGTAGCAAAAGTCTACTTAAACAGTTTAAGGGATTAATTGAGGAACACTACAAGAAAGAACATCATACGTCTTTTTATGCAGAATTGCTTCACATCACACCGGATCATCTTAATAAGGTGGTGAAAATGCAAAGTGGTAAATCGGCTAAAGAACATATTCAAAGTAGGATTACTATTGCTGCCAAACGACTATTATATTTTTCGGATTTGACTAATAAAGAAATTGCCTTTGAATTAGGCTTCTCCGAACCTGCCAACTTTAGTGCTTTCTTTAAAAAATGTGTGGGAATGAGTCCTTCTCAATTTAAATTAGATAGCTGA
- a CDS encoding sensor histidine kinase has protein sequence MKKLLVHNEIDESLKQYFKDSTQNTSDYEVILSNILEGTMAGFWDWHIKDNYEYMSPTFKKMFGYEDHEIENHPDSWQKIIHPEDLPGVFDVFNKHVASKGKFPYDNEVRYYHKDGSIVWVFCRGKVIEWDEEGNPLRMIGSHIDITKIKEAEQTKKINIALEQKNQELERFAYVASHDLQEPLQSLQIFTDLLKEEFALELGKQGVQYIEYIDASRKKMSGLIKSLLDYSLIGSEDKKTITNVQVIVDQLTFENKELIEETNTKISYDNLPVLIAFDLQLKLVFHNLILNSIFFRSKNRSPKINIDAVKKDNYWTFKITDNGGGIGKDHIDRIFLLFQKLRHENSGAGIGLAFCKKIVELHQGKIWLESEVGIGTSVFFTIKV, from the coding sequence TTGAAAAAATTATTAGTACATAATGAAATTGATGAATCATTAAAACAATATTTTAAGGATAGCACACAAAATACATCTGACTATGAAGTCATTTTGAGTAATATTCTTGAAGGAACTATGGCTGGTTTTTGGGATTGGCACATCAAAGATAATTATGAATATATGAGTCCAACTTTTAAAAAAATGTTTGGATATGAAGATCACGAAATTGAGAATCATCCAGATAGTTGGCAAAAAATCATTCATCCAGAAGATCTGCCCGGTGTTTTTGATGTTTTTAATAAGCATGTAGCTTCTAAAGGTAAATTTCCTTACGATAATGAGGTAAGGTATTATCACAAAGATGGCTCTATAGTTTGGGTATTTTGTAGAGGAAAAGTAATCGAATGGGATGAAGAAGGAAACCCTTTGAGGATGATTGGCAGTCATATTGACATCACAAAAATTAAAGAAGCTGAACAAACGAAAAAAATAAATATTGCATTAGAACAAAAAAATCAAGAATTAGAACGTTTTGCATATGTAGCATCTCATGATCTTCAAGAGCCGTTACAATCATTACAAATATTTACGGACCTTTTAAAAGAGGAGTTTGCATTAGAATTAGGTAAACAAGGTGTACAATATATTGAATACATAGATGCATCAAGAAAAAAAATGAGTGGTTTGATTAAGTCACTTCTCGACTACTCGCTTATTGGTTCTGAAGACAAAAAGACCATTACTAATGTTCAAGTAATCGTAGACCAATTAACCTTTGAAAATAAAGAATTAATTGAGGAGACAAATACAAAAATCTCCTATGATAATCTACCAGTATTAATTGCTTTCGATTTACAATTAAAGCTAGTTTTCCATAACCTTATCCTAAATTCAATATTTTTTAGAAGTAAAAATAGATCTCCTAAAATAAATATAGATGCTGTCAAAAAGGATAATTACTGGACCTTTAAAATTACAGATAATGGAGGGGGAATAGGAAAAGATCATATTGATAGAATATTCCTTTTATTTCAAAAATTAAGACACGAAAACTCCGGGGCAGGTATTGGGTTAGCCTTTTGTAAAAAAATCGTAGAACTGCATCAAGGTAAAATTTGGTTAGAGTCAGAGGTAGGTATCGGTACTTCAGTTTTCTTTACAATAAAAGTATAA
- a CDS encoding DUF4249 family protein, translated as MKYYIYITFFVLLFSCTPTDEDVNILDTPIVESYLHPNQFAEVLVKNQIDYLNGDSTYTYVNGLSIQISNGEKIYDLNDIGNGQYQNKELIITEGEEYQLSFNYRNALVYSETYIPSTPQNFALSSTYIQAFKPSGGFPGSIPEPVLISFQNANAEYHYIGIKCIEENPRVIQDLDEDEDWPPLSFHLAPTKGEEERLTPMQFHYYGDHEVILYKVTAEFAALFENSDNSSINITDPPTNLENAFGIFSGINSDTLSLRVISL; from the coding sequence ATGAAATATTATATATATATCACATTTTTTGTCCTCCTATTTTCTTGTACACCAACAGACGAGGATGTAAATATTTTGGATACACCAATTGTAGAAAGCTATCTACATCCAAATCAATTTGCAGAGGTCTTAGTGAAAAATCAAATAGATTATCTTAATGGAGATTCTACTTATACTTATGTTAATGGTCTTTCCATTCAGATTTCTAATGGTGAAAAAATATATGATTTGAACGATATAGGAAACGGTCAATATCAAAATAAAGAATTGATCATAACAGAAGGAGAGGAGTATCAATTAAGCTTTAACTATCGAAATGCCCTTGTTTATTCTGAAACCTATATTCCATCCACACCTCAAAACTTTGCACTTTCCAGTACTTACATTCAAGCATTTAAACCAAGTGGAGGTTTTCCTGGAAGCATTCCAGAACCGGTATTGATTTCTTTTCAGAATGCAAATGCGGAGTATCATTATATAGGAATTAAATGTATTGAGGAGAATCCAAGAGTAATTCAAGATTTAGACGAAGATGAAGATTGGCCTCCATTGTCGTTTCATTTAGCTCCAACAAAAGGAGAAGAGGAACGACTTACCCCAATGCAGTTTCATTATTATGGAGACCACGAGGTGATACTATATAAAGTCACCGCCGAGTTCGCTGCACTTTTCGAGAATAGTGATAACAGTTCGATTAATATTACCGATCCTCCAACCAATTTAGAAAACGCCTTTGGAATATTCTCAGGGATCAATTCTGACACTTTATCCCTAAGGGTAATTTCCTTATAA
- a CDS encoding ATP-binding protein has protein sequence MFTNSNPNDFSKKDDVYLHLYETSPDMHVSVDPSTGKVIMCNKTTEEKLGKSKEDIIGTHVLDLYHPNSKDKASNIFKSFKKGSVIENERLQILDAKGHTLTVLLNVHCLTNEKGEIVCSNSSWRDISDVLTLEKEIQKNDTFLRDKQKELEEFLYIASHDLQEPLKTIQSLISLFQYEDQNQLTDNSKQYLEYISSRADSMQGIIQGLLEYSRLNKDDQLIPVDCNQIIAEIKADFQSIINEKDVKIDHSVLPTVKGFHTLIRLLFQNLINNAIKFQKENADPFIEIEAKELDDFYHFSVRDNGIGISKEYTQGIFKIFTRLHTKSEYPGHGIGLAHCRKIVNLHHGNIWVDSEIGFGSTFHFTISKSL, from the coding sequence ATGTTTACTAACTCTAATCCTAATGATTTTTCTAAAAAGGATGATGTGTACTTACACCTTTATGAAACTTCTCCTGATATGCACGTTTCTGTAGATCCTTCTACAGGTAAGGTCATCATGTGTAATAAAACCACTGAAGAGAAACTCGGAAAATCTAAAGAAGATATTATAGGAACCCATGTCTTAGATCTCTATCACCCGAATTCAAAAGATAAAGCTTCTAATATTTTTAAATCCTTCAAAAAAGGTAGTGTCATTGAAAATGAAAGACTACAAATTCTTGATGCAAAGGGACATACCTTAACCGTTCTTTTAAATGTACATTGTCTTACCAATGAAAAAGGTGAGATCGTTTGTAGTAATTCTTCTTGGAGAGATATTAGCGATGTGCTTACCTTGGAAAAAGAGATTCAAAAAAATGATACTTTCCTTAGAGATAAACAAAAAGAGTTGGAGGAGTTTTTATACATCGCTTCTCATGATTTACAAGAACCTTTAAAAACGATACAAAGTTTAATCAGTTTATTTCAGTACGAGGATCAAAATCAACTCACTGATAACTCCAAACAATATCTTGAATATATTAGCTCTAGAGCAGATAGTATGCAAGGGATAATTCAAGGGTTATTGGAGTATTCAAGATTAAACAAGGATGATCAGTTAATTCCTGTGGATTGTAATCAAATTATTGCAGAAATTAAAGCTGACTTCCAATCTATAATTAATGAGAAAGATGTCAAGATTGATCATTCTGTACTACCTACCGTCAAAGGTTTTCACACACTCATCCGTTTATTATTCCAGAATTTGATAAACAACGCTATCAAATTTCAAAAAGAAAACGCTGACCCTTTCATTGAAATTGAAGCGAAAGAACTGGACGATTTTTATCATTTTTCTGTAAGAGATAATGGAATAGGTATTTCTAAAGAATATACTCAGGGAATTTTTAAAATCTTTACTCGTTTACACACAAAATCAGAGTATCCTGGTCATGGTATCGGATTAGCACATTGTCGAAAAATTGTGAATCTACACCATGGAAATATTTGGGTAGACAGTGAAATTGGCTTTGGAAGTACTTTCCATTTCACTATTTCTAAAAGTTTATAA
- a CDS encoding response regulator, translating into MKRILLIDDDYPTNYYNEKMLKKVLENPVVIKMENAEEALTFLINEKEEKIDYIFLDINMPEMNGWEFLESYKKVPDSKKADTLIIMLTTSLNPHDRKKAEQDPLINDFLTKPLNKEKIEKIIST; encoded by the coding sequence ATGAAACGAATATTACTAATTGATGACGATTATCCTACTAATTACTACAATGAAAAAATGCTCAAAAAGGTATTAGAAAACCCAGTAGTAATAAAAATGGAAAATGCAGAAGAAGCATTAACTTTTCTAATTAATGAAAAAGAAGAAAAAATTGATTATATCTTTTTAGATATAAATATGCCAGAAATGAATGGTTGGGAGTTTTTAGAAAGTTATAAAAAAGTTCCTGACTCTAAAAAAGCAGATACTTTGATCATCATGCTTACTACTTCTTTGAACCCACATGATAGAAAGAAAGCAGAACAAGATCCATTGATTAATGATTTCTTGACCAAACCTCTAAACAAAGAAAAAATTGAAAAAATTATTAGTACATAA
- a CDS encoding ATP-binding protein, translating into MMNPTAITQLLNDKNQIYHQLYDSSPDMYVSVDPNTGKVLMCNITLTEKVGKCKDQIIGASIMEMYHPDSIEAAKKVFQKFIKGQKIENERLDLITNDGKKIPVLLNVQSIKDECGKIILSNSCWRDISDIVALEKIVKKNDEAIQSKNKELEEFVYIASHDLQEPLRTISSFIELLDMEYGEQLDEEAKTYLEFIEKGSQNMKNIIKGLLDYSRIGNGVERSNIDCNKLIADITSDYHLLFEEKNVELFTSFLPKVYGDPISLRLLFQNLINNAVKFSKKSKQPIIEINYSINEKDVLFSIKDNGIGIPKDKTSEIFKFFKRLNSKSQYDGYGIGLAHCKKIIDLHEGKIWVESILHEGSIFYFTLPKHRTDETNITN; encoded by the coding sequence ATGATGAATCCTACTGCTATTACTCAGTTACTAAATGATAAAAATCAAATTTATCATCAACTTTATGATTCTTCACCCGATATGTACGTTTCTGTAGACCCCAATACAGGAAAAGTGCTTATGTGTAATATTACCTTAACCGAGAAAGTTGGAAAATGTAAGGACCAAATTATTGGTGCTTCGATAATGGAAATGTATCATCCAGATTCTATTGAAGCAGCAAAAAAAGTATTTCAAAAGTTTATTAAGGGTCAGAAAATTGAAAATGAACGGTTAGACTTGATCACAAACGATGGTAAAAAAATACCTGTACTTTTAAATGTTCAGAGTATCAAAGATGAGTGTGGTAAAATTATTCTAAGTAATTCTTGTTGGAGAGATATATCAGATATTGTGGCTTTAGAAAAAATAGTAAAGAAAAATGATGAAGCTATTCAATCTAAAAATAAAGAACTAGAAGAGTTTGTCTATATCGCTTCTCATGATCTTCAAGAACCTTTACGCACCATTTCTAGTTTTATTGAGTTGCTTGATATGGAATATGGAGAACAACTCGATGAGGAAGCTAAAACATACCTCGAATTTATCGAGAAAGGTTCTCAGAATATGAAAAACATAATTAAGGGCTTACTCGATTACTCTCGCATTGGCAATGGTGTGGAAAGATCTAATATTGATTGTAATAAATTGATTGCTGATATCACTTCTGATTATCATTTACTATTTGAAGAGAAAAATGTCGAACTGTTTACTTCTTTTTTACCAAAGGTTTATGGTGATCCAATTTCCTTAAGATTACTTTTTCAAAACTTAATCAACAATGCCGTTAAGTTTAGTAAAAAATCTAAACAGCCCATTATTGAAATAAATTATTCTATAAATGAAAAGGATGTACTTTTCAGTATAAAAGATAATGGAATAGGTATCCCAAAAGATAAAACATCCGAAATATTCAAATTTTTTAAACGGTTAAACAGTAAATCACAATACGATGGTTACGGTATTGGACTAGCTCATTGTAAAAAAATAATTGATTTACACGAAGGAAAAATTTGGGTCGAATCTATTCTTCATGAAGGGAGCATCTTCTATTTTACACTACCAAAACATAGAACTGATGAAACGAATATTACTAATTGA
- a CDS encoding pirin family protein, protein MKTVKHTSDSRGHVNHGWLDSHHSFSFSTYHNPERMNFGVLRVLNDDRVSAGQGFGRHPHDNMEIISIPLYGDLEHEDSMGNKKVIKEGDIQVMSAGTGIFHSEYNPNTDKEVQFLQIWVIPNERSVQPRYDQKTIADLSEPNQLNQILSPNADDAGVWIHQNAWFHLGTFDNDTELNYQLKDANNGVYAFVLEGDVSIENQTLNKRDGLGIWETDNISLSAKKGAKVLFMEVPMNLN, encoded by the coding sequence ATGAAAACGGTAAAACACACATCAGATTCAAGAGGGCATGTAAATCATGGATGGTTAGATTCTCATCATTCATTTAGCTTTTCTACTTACCATAACCCGGAGCGTATGAACTTTGGCGTATTGAGAGTTTTAAACGACGACCGTGTGTCTGCAGGCCAAGGTTTTGGACGTCACCCTCACGATAATATGGAGATCATTTCTATTCCACTTTACGGCGATTTGGAACATGAAGATAGCATGGGAAATAAAAAAGTGATTAAGGAAGGAGATATTCAGGTGATGAGTGCGGGTACAGGTATTTTCCATAGTGAATACAATCCGAATACCGATAAAGAAGTTCAGTTTTTACAGATTTGGGTGATCCCGAATGAGCGTTCAGTTCAACCTCGATATGATCAGAAAACAATTGCTGATTTATCTGAACCGAATCAATTGAATCAAATTCTTTCTCCAAATGCGGATGATGCAGGAGTTTGGATTCATCAGAATGCTTGGTTTCATCTAGGTACTTTTGATAATGACACAGAGTTGAATTATCAATTAAAAGATGCTAATAATGGAGTGTATGCCTTTGTATTAGAAGGCGATGTATCTATTGAAAATCAAACTCTTAACAAAAGAGATGGTTTGGGTATTTGGGAAACTGATAACATCAGCTTATCGGCCAAAAAAGGAGCAAAAGTACTCTTTATGGAAGTGCCTATGAATTTGAATTAA